A genomic stretch from Mycobacterium malmoense includes:
- a CDS encoding VOC family protein — protein MSEQEVKMIVLSTDDLDESIRFYSETLGMPLKFRDGAHFAALDGGPVTLALATAVDHPIPGQVVVGIKTADVDAAAKAVEASGGGIVKGPYDDAHERRAVVYDNKGNGLVFYKPLAR, from the coding sequence TTGAGCGAGCAAGAAGTGAAGATGATCGTCTTGTCGACCGACGATCTGGACGAATCGATCCGGTTTTACAGCGAGACCCTGGGGATGCCGCTGAAGTTCCGCGACGGGGCGCACTTCGCCGCCCTTGATGGTGGGCCGGTCACCCTGGCGCTGGCGACCGCGGTGGACCATCCCATACCCGGGCAGGTTGTCGTCGGTATCAAGACCGCCGATGTCGATGCCGCGGCCAAGGCTGTCGAGGCCAGCGGCGGCGGCATCGTGAAAGGCCCGTACGACGACGCGCACGAACGCCGGGCCGTGGTCTACGACAACAAAGGCAACGGCCTGGTCTTCTACAAGCCGCTGGCTCGGTGA
- a CDS encoding Mut7-C RNAse domain-containing protein, producing the protein MSVSDPGGHVDVRAYAELNDFLPAESRGVTVRRPFRSHQTVKDVLEAMGIPHTEVDLILVNGSSRGFDYRPSAGDRIAAYPMFESLDVGSTARLRPAPLRDPRFVVDVNLGRLARLLRVLGVDVWWSSDADDATLADVSLNEQRILLTRDRGLLKRRAITHGLFVHSQHAEEQAVEVMRRLDLGQRLAPLSWCVRCNGKLAAVAKHDVIDQLEPLTRQYYEVFGRCTECGRIYWAGSHYVRLLGLVDRICRRL; encoded by the coding sequence GTGTCGGTAAGCGACCCGGGCGGCCACGTGGACGTTCGGGCGTACGCCGAGCTCAACGACTTCTTGCCGGCCGAGTCGCGCGGTGTGACGGTGCGCCGCCCGTTCCGGAGCCATCAGACGGTCAAGGACGTGCTCGAGGCGATGGGCATTCCGCATACCGAGGTCGACCTCATCCTGGTGAACGGATCATCGCGGGGCTTCGATTACCGCCCGAGCGCCGGCGACCGCATCGCCGCCTACCCGATGTTCGAGTCGCTGGACGTCGGGTCGACGGCCAGGCTGCGGCCGGCGCCGTTGCGCGATCCGCGGTTCGTCGTTGACGTGAACCTCGGGCGGCTCGCGCGGCTGCTTCGCGTGCTCGGCGTCGACGTGTGGTGGTCGAGCGACGCCGACGACGCGACCCTGGCCGACGTCAGCCTGAACGAGCAGCGGATCCTGCTCACCCGCGACCGGGGCCTGTTGAAGCGCAGGGCCATCACGCATGGCCTATTCGTCCACTCCCAGCATGCCGAGGAGCAGGCGGTCGAGGTGATGAGGCGGCTGGATCTGGGGCAACGGCTGGCGCCGTTGAGCTGGTGCGTGCGGTGCAACGGCAAATTGGCCGCGGTTGCCAAACACGACGTGATCGACCAGCTCGAGCCGTTGACCCGCCAGTACTACGAGGTGTTCGGCCGCTGCACGGAATGCGGGCGGATCTATTGGGCCGGTTCGCATTACGTAAGGTTGCTCGGCCTGGTCGACAGGATCTGCCGGCGGCTTTGA
- the galT gene encoding galactose-1-phosphate uridylyltransferase produces the protein MTAPTRAKLADGRDLLFFALPGHRPAPVADRRPLPEREPGQSQLRFDRSTGQWVIIAALRQDRTYKPPAEQCPLCPGPTGLTSEVPAPDYDVVVFENRFPSLAGAGVLTSADDGFVSAPGYGRSEVICFSSDHTGSFADLEPTHARLVVEAWRHRTADLMATPGIEQVFCFENRGEEIGVTLTHPHGQIYGYPYLTPRTAAMLGRAREHRMLYGRNLFADLLACEVADGGRVVARTELFTAFVPFAARWPVEVHIYPNRFVHNLLELDEDELDGFARVYLDVLGRFDRMYSAPLPYISALHQFAATETQADGYFHVELMSIRRSATKLKYLAASESAMDAFISDVTPESVARRLRDLG, from the coding sequence GTGACAGCGCCGACGCGGGCGAAGCTGGCCGACGGCCGTGACCTGCTGTTCTTCGCGCTGCCCGGCCACCGTCCGGCGCCGGTCGCCGATCGCAGGCCGCTGCCGGAGCGAGAACCCGGCCAGTCGCAGTTGCGGTTCGACCGGTCGACGGGGCAGTGGGTGATCATCGCGGCGCTGCGCCAGGACCGCACCTACAAGCCGCCCGCCGAGCAGTGCCCGCTGTGTCCGGGCCCAACCGGGCTGACCAGCGAGGTGCCCGCCCCCGACTACGACGTCGTCGTCTTCGAGAACCGGTTCCCGAGTCTGGCCGGCGCCGGTGTGCTGACGTCCGCGGATGACGGCTTTGTGTCCGCTCCTGGGTATGGCCGCAGCGAGGTGATCTGTTTTTCCAGCGACCACACCGGGTCGTTCGCGGACCTGGAACCCACGCACGCCCGGCTGGTCGTCGAGGCGTGGCGGCACCGCACCGCCGACCTGATGGCCACACCGGGCATCGAGCAGGTGTTCTGTTTCGAAAACCGTGGCGAGGAAATCGGGGTCACGCTGACCCACCCGCACGGTCAGATCTACGGCTACCCCTATCTGACGCCGCGAACCGCGGCCATGCTGGGGCGGGCGCGCGAACATCGAATGCTGTATGGCCGCAACCTCTTTGCCGACTTGTTGGCGTGCGAGGTCGCCGACGGCGGTCGCGTCGTCGCGCGCACCGAGCTGTTCACGGCGTTCGTGCCGTTCGCGGCGCGCTGGCCGGTCGAGGTGCACATCTACCCAAACAGGTTCGTGCACAACCTCCTTGAGCTCGACGAGGACGAGCTCGACGGGTTCGCGCGGGTGTACCTCGACGTGCTGGGCCGGTTCGATCGCATGTATTCGGCTCCGTTGCCGTACATTTCGGCGCTGCACCAGTTCGCTGCCACCGAGACGCAGGCCGATGGCTACTTCCACGTCGAGTTGATGTCGATCCGGCGCAGCGCCACCAAGCTCAAGTACCTGGCGGCCTCCGAGTCGGCGATGGACGCGTTCATCAGCGACGTCACACCCGAGAGCGTGGCCCGGCGGCTCAGGGATCTGGGATGA
- a CDS encoding FAD-binding domain, with product MRVAISGAGVAGAALAHWLHRTGHVPTLIEQAPKFRTGGYMIDFWGVGYQVAKRMGIEDPIRAAGYRIEWLRSVGSGGKVKADVDVDVFRRMIGDDFTSLPRGDLAAAIYATIDDKVEAIFGDSIATVDEHDDGVRLTFDRGAPRDFDLVIGADGLHSNVRRLVFGPDEDFEHYLGCKVAACVVDGYRPRDELVYVTYGAPGRQLARFALRGDATMFLFIFRAHRDSTGLAPKDQLRNQFGDVGWECRDMLAALDDGPSGVEDLYFDVVSQVRMDRWSRGRVLLIGDAAGCISLLGGEGTGLAMTEAYVLAGELARAGGDHRPAFAAYEARLRPFIKSKQAGAASYIGFFATRTRLGLWLRNVAMRAANFAPLATLFTGSMRDDFELPDYGI from the coding sequence ATGCGGGTTGCGATCAGCGGTGCAGGCGTGGCGGGCGCGGCGCTGGCCCACTGGTTGCATCGGACCGGCCACGTCCCGACGCTGATCGAGCAGGCGCCGAAATTCCGCACCGGCGGCTACATGATCGACTTCTGGGGCGTCGGTTACCAAGTGGCCAAACGCATGGGCATCGAAGACCCGATCCGCGCCGCGGGATACCGGATCGAATGGCTCCGCTCCGTCGGCTCCGGCGGCAAGGTGAAAGCGGACGTGGACGTCGACGTCTTTCGTCGCATGATCGGTGACGACTTCACCAGCCTGCCCCGCGGCGACCTGGCCGCCGCGATCTACGCCACGATCGACGACAAGGTCGAGGCGATCTTCGGCGACAGCATCGCCACCGTCGACGAGCACGATGACGGTGTTCGGCTCACCTTCGACCGGGGCGCGCCGCGCGATTTCGACTTGGTCATCGGCGCCGACGGATTGCACTCCAACGTGCGCCGTCTCGTCTTCGGACCCGACGAGGATTTCGAGCACTACTTGGGCTGCAAGGTCGCGGCATGCGTGGTCGACGGCTACCGGCCCCGCGACGAGCTGGTCTACGTCACCTACGGCGCTCCCGGCCGGCAGCTGGCGCGTTTCGCGCTGCGCGGCGATGCCACCATGTTCTTATTCATCTTTCGCGCCCACCGCGACAGCACCGGACTGGCGCCAAAAGACCAGTTGCGCAATCAGTTTGGCGACGTCGGCTGGGAATGCCGGGATATGCTGGCGGCGCTCGACGACGGCCCGTCCGGTGTCGAAGACCTGTACTTCGACGTCGTCAGCCAGGTCCGGATGGACCGCTGGTCGCGCGGCCGGGTGCTGTTGATCGGCGATGCGGCGGGGTGCATTTCGCTGCTGGGCGGCGAGGGCACCGGCCTGGCGATGACCGAGGCGTACGTGCTGGCCGGCGAGCTGGCGCGGGCCGGCGGCGACCACCGCCCCGCTTTCGCTGCCTACGAGGCGCGCCTGCGTCCCTTCATCAAGAGCAAGCAAGCCGGTGCGGCAAGTTACATCGGCTTCTTCGCGACGCGGACCCGACTCGGACTGTGGTTGCGCAACGTGGCGATGCGCGCGGCGAACTTCGCGCCGCTGGCAACGCTTTTCACGGGCAGCATGCGCGACGACTTCGAGCTGCCGGACTACGGCATATAG
- a CDS encoding FUSC family protein, with the protein MGVTFLGVVISMIAARSVREPDPHQQRITMALLPLPAALAIAAAALLAPHKVPADVVFVMIVFAAVYIRRFGARGQALGMVAFMAYFFTLYLQARVSELPWLIGSVVVGTACTFVVTTYVLPDRPERVLRATIRSLRARMAIVVDTTADALRTGRLDDRRRRRMRTRVARLNETALMMQSQIEDQANPATPWPGISAEQLAPWLFDAELAVEWVAIAGQRAAAVEPAIPAPTRAELAAALTELAWAIRTPEPDGLRRAADRAQQVLDKQPSPTATDNPAQAAARRAALAIIAAAEATTEIRALVERAAATHEGTGAPPRASDDSGPDADAARGQPRDGLLPTTRQAIQVSVAASLAIVTGEVVSQSHWYWALIAAFVIFAGTNSWGETLTKGWQRLAGTILGVPCGVLVATLLSGHTVASLVTIFACLFCAFYFMQVTYSLMAFWITTMLALMYGLLGEFTFDVLLLRIEETAIGAVIGVTVAMLVLPTNIRPTIVSDARAFLATLSALVETSVATMFDGDDTASPIERARQLDRDLQQFRVTAKPLLAGVAGLANRRSIQLGLQLFIACDHYARNLALSAERYQDPAGTRELADAFMSAAAQTRRNIDALAAALDGEHEPTIGSVTDDLDTAEALAREQDDEPRPGTRRFLTAVHALRQIDRAVVTAATDLDLGARAGPKALSVSPTVKPSQADA; encoded by the coding sequence TTGGGCGTCACTTTCCTCGGGGTCGTCATCTCGATGATCGCGGCACGATCCGTCCGCGAGCCGGACCCACATCAGCAGCGGATCACGATGGCGTTGCTGCCGCTGCCGGCTGCGCTTGCCATCGCCGCCGCCGCACTGCTCGCCCCACACAAGGTGCCCGCCGACGTCGTCTTCGTCATGATCGTGTTCGCCGCGGTCTATATCCGCCGCTTCGGGGCGCGCGGACAGGCGCTGGGGATGGTCGCGTTCATGGCCTACTTCTTCACGCTGTATCTCCAGGCCCGCGTTTCGGAGTTGCCCTGGCTGATCGGGTCCGTCGTGGTGGGAACGGCGTGCACGTTTGTGGTAACCACCTACGTTCTTCCCGATCGGCCAGAACGCGTGCTGCGCGCCACCATTCGTTCGCTGCGAGCGCGGATGGCCATCGTGGTCGACACCACCGCCGACGCACTGCGCACCGGCCGCCTCGACGACCGGCGGCGTCGCCGCATGCGTACACGGGTCGCCCGACTCAACGAAACCGCGTTGATGATGCAGAGCCAAATCGAAGACCAAGCCAACCCGGCCACTCCCTGGCCCGGGATCAGTGCCGAACAACTGGCGCCGTGGTTGTTCGACGCGGAACTGGCCGTCGAATGGGTCGCGATCGCCGGTCAACGCGCCGCCGCCGTCGAACCGGCGATACCCGCACCCACCCGAGCCGAACTGGCCGCGGCGCTGACCGAGCTCGCATGGGCCATCCGGACCCCGGAACCCGACGGGCTGCGCAGGGCCGCGGACCGCGCCCAACAGGTTCTCGACAAGCAGCCAAGCCCCACCGCAACCGACAACCCCGCCCAGGCCGCGGCGCGCCGTGCTGCCCTGGCGATTATCGCCGCGGCGGAAGCGACCACCGAAATCCGAGCGCTCGTGGAGCGCGCGGCCGCCACGCACGAAGGCACGGGCGCACCACCGCGCGCATCCGACGACAGCGGCCCGGACGCCGACGCCGCTCGCGGGCAACCGCGCGATGGTCTGCTGCCGACGACGCGGCAAGCCATCCAGGTTTCCGTCGCCGCGTCGCTGGCCATCGTCACCGGCGAGGTCGTGTCGCAGTCTCACTGGTACTGGGCGTTGATCGCGGCGTTTGTGATCTTCGCCGGCACCAACTCGTGGGGCGAAACCCTGACCAAGGGCTGGCAGCGGCTGGCCGGCACCATCCTCGGCGTCCCCTGCGGCGTGCTGGTTGCCACGCTGCTTTCCGGGCATACCGTCGCGTCGCTGGTGACGATCTTCGCGTGCCTGTTCTGCGCCTTCTATTTCATGCAGGTGACCTACAGCCTGATGGCCTTCTGGATCACCACGATGCTGGCGCTAATGTACGGGCTGCTGGGCGAATTCACTTTCGACGTCCTGCTCCTGCGCATCGAAGAGACCGCGATCGGCGCCGTCATCGGTGTCACCGTCGCGATGCTGGTGCTGCCCACCAACATCAGACCGACAATCGTCAGCGATGCCCGCGCCTTTTTGGCGACGCTGTCTGCCCTGGTCGAGACGTCCGTGGCCACCATGTTCGATGGCGACGACACCGCCAGCCCGATCGAGCGGGCGCGTCAACTCGACCGGGACCTGCAGCAGTTCCGTGTCACCGCCAAGCCGCTGTTGGCGGGGGTCGCCGGGCTCGCCAACCGGCGAAGCATTCAACTTGGCCTGCAGCTGTTCATCGCCTGCGACCACTACGCGCGAAACCTGGCTCTCAGCGCCGAGCGGTACCAGGATCCCGCCGGCACGCGAGAACTCGCCGACGCGTTTATGTCGGCGGCGGCACAGACCCGACGCAACATCGACGCGCTGGCCGCCGCTCTCGACGGCGAGCACGAGCCGACCATCGGCTCCGTGACCGACGACCTCGATACCGCCGAGGCCCTGGCCCGGGAGCAGGACGACGAACCGCGGCCCGGCACGCGGCGATTCCTCACCGCGGTGCACGCGCTTCGCCAGATCGACCGGGCGGTCGTGACCGCGGCGACCGACCTTGACCTTGGTGCGCGAGCCGGCCCGAAGGCGCTCAGCGTGAGCCCGACCGTGAAACCTTCGCAGGCCGACGCCTGA
- a CDS encoding YajQ family cyclic di-GMP-binding protein, which yields MADSSFDIVSKVDRQEVDNALNQAAKELATRFDFRGTDTKIAWKGDEAVELTSSTEERVKAAVDVFKEKLIRRDISMKAFDAGEPQASGKTYKVTGTIKQGISSENAKKITKLIRDEGPKNVKTQIQGDEVRVSSKKRDDLQAVQALLRNADLDVALQFVNYR from the coding sequence ATGGCTGACTCATCGTTCGACATCGTCAGCAAGGTCGACCGGCAGGAGGTCGACAACGCGCTCAACCAGGCCGCCAAGGAGCTGGCCACCCGCTTCGACTTCCGCGGCACCGACACCAAGATCGCCTGGAAGGGCGATGAGGCCGTCGAGCTGACGTCGTCCACCGAGGAGCGCGTGAAGGCCGCCGTCGACGTCTTCAAGGAAAAGCTGATCCGCCGCGACATCTCGATGAAGGCCTTCGACGCCGGCGAGCCGCAAGCCTCGGGCAAAACCTACAAGGTCACCGGCACCATCAAGCAGGGCATCAGCAGCGAGAACGCCAAGAAGATCACCAAGCTCATCCGCGACGAGGGGCCCAAGAACGTCAAGACCCAGATCCAGGGCGACGAGGTCCGTGTGAGCAGCAAGAAGCGCGACGACCTGCAGGCCGTCCAAGCGCTGCTGAGGAACGCCGACTTGGACGTCGCGCTGCAGTTCGTCAACTACCGGTAG
- a CDS encoding cytochrome P450, whose translation MTVGAVPASVFDADLPTLAYGLEETPAEVYPRLQAAQRQAPVALGPHGPEVLSYHLVRSVLRDPRFQIPPGLNLLVQGITSGPLWDKVVNSLLCLEGEAHHRLRSLTSKAFTPRAILRLHDAMVDVMNEIVDRVAAAGRCDVVTDIARPYPVPIICALLGAPREDWQRFSLWADDVFKAFSFTVDLREVEPVVMRAWGQLDDYVDDMVARRRHSLTDDLLSDLIRAEDDGDRLNTAELRMLAGGLLLAGTDTTRNQVAASVHVLCEHPEQWELLKEHPELAMRAVEETMRHSPIACGTLRLVVEDAELGGYLFPAGTMVLVNTAAANRDPAVYHDPDRVDITREGAPPILTFGGGVHYCLGANLARREIAEALNVLAQRLPNPRTAGRVPWKPMVSLSGPMSLPIEFDR comes from the coding sequence ATGACCGTCGGTGCCGTTCCGGCAAGCGTTTTCGACGCCGACCTACCGACGCTCGCGTACGGCCTCGAGGAAACTCCGGCCGAGGTCTATCCCCGCCTCCAGGCGGCGCAACGGCAGGCCCCGGTCGCGCTGGGGCCGCACGGGCCCGAGGTGCTCTCCTACCACCTGGTCCGTTCCGTTCTCCGGGATCCCCGATTCCAGATCCCGCCCGGCCTGAATCTGCTCGTCCAGGGCATCACGTCGGGTCCGTTGTGGGACAAGGTGGTCAACAGCCTGCTGTGCCTGGAAGGCGAGGCACACCATCGGCTGCGCAGCCTGACGTCCAAGGCATTCACGCCCCGAGCGATCCTGCGCCTGCACGACGCCATGGTCGACGTGATGAACGAGATCGTCGATCGGGTCGCCGCCGCGGGCCGCTGCGACGTCGTCACCGACATCGCGCGTCCCTACCCCGTTCCGATCATCTGCGCGTTGCTCGGCGCGCCCCGCGAGGATTGGCAACGGTTTTCGTTGTGGGCGGACGACGTCTTCAAAGCCTTCAGCTTCACCGTCGACCTCCGCGAGGTCGAGCCCGTCGTCATGCGCGCGTGGGGGCAGCTCGACGACTATGTCGACGACATGGTCGCCCGGCGCCGGCACAGCCTGACCGACGACCTGCTGTCCGATCTGATTCGCGCCGAGGACGACGGCGATCGGCTCAACACGGCCGAGCTGCGCATGCTCGCGGGCGGCCTCCTGCTGGCGGGCACGGACACCACCCGCAACCAGGTGGCCGCCTCGGTGCACGTCCTGTGCGAACACCCGGAGCAATGGGAGCTGCTCAAGGAGCATCCCGAACTGGCGATGCGCGCGGTCGAGGAGACCATGCGCCACTCCCCGATCGCGTGCGGAACGCTTCGCCTGGTGGTCGAGGACGCCGAGCTCGGCGGTTACCTGTTCCCCGCCGGCACGATGGTCCTGGTGAATACCGCTGCGGCCAACCGTGATCCGGCCGTTTACCACGATCCGGACCGTGTCGACATCACCCGCGAGGGGGCGCCGCCCATACTCACCTTCGGCGGCGGCGTCCACTATTGCCTGGGAGCCAACCTGGCCAGGCGCGAGATCGCCGAGGCGCTCAACGTCCTCGCCCAACGGTTGCCGAACCCGCGCACCGCCGGACGGGTGCCGTGGAAGCCGATGGTGAGCCTGAGCGGGCCCATGAGTCTGCCCATCGAGTTCGACCGATAG
- a CDS encoding galactokinase, with protein sequence MTIRYAAPGRINLIGEHTDYNLGFTLPIALPQRTVVAFTPDDGDAITVGSDRADGSVRIPLHTAPGDVTGWAGYVAGVMWALRQAGHPVPGGAMSITSDVAMGSGLASSAALECAALGAIASAAGVRIDAKERARLAQRAENEYVRAPTGLLDQLAALFGKPSTALLIDFRDLTVAPVAFDPDAQGVALLLIDSRARHRHAGGDYAARRASCERAAADLGVASLREVQDRGPSVVASVADRFDARRARHVLTENCRVLDFVAALGDSDLAEAGRIMTSSHASMRDDFEITTEHIDLIADTAVRAGALGARMTGGGFGGCVIALVPTDRAEAVGEAVHRAVCAAGFERPAITRTRAAAGAGPCR encoded by the coding sequence ATGACGATCCGCTATGCGGCCCCCGGGCGGATCAACCTGATCGGCGAGCACACCGACTACAACCTGGGGTTCACGCTGCCGATCGCGCTACCGCAGCGCACCGTGGTGGCGTTCACCCCCGACGACGGCGACGCGATCACCGTGGGCAGCGACCGCGCGGACGGCTCGGTGCGCATTCCGCTGCACACGGCTCCCGGCGACGTGACCGGCTGGGCCGGCTACGTGGCCGGGGTGATGTGGGCGCTGCGCCAGGCTGGCCACCCGGTGCCGGGCGGCGCGATGTCGATCACCAGTGACGTGGCGATGGGGTCGGGCCTGGCTTCCTCGGCGGCGCTGGAATGCGCGGCGCTGGGCGCGATCGCGTCGGCCGCCGGCGTGCGCATCGACGCCAAAGAACGGGCACGGCTGGCGCAGCGCGCCGAAAACGAATACGTCCGCGCCCCAACGGGTTTGCTCGACCAGCTGGCCGCGCTATTCGGCAAGCCGTCGACGGCGCTGCTGATCGACTTCCGTGATCTCACCGTCGCGCCGGTGGCCTTCGACCCGGACGCTCAGGGTGTTGCGCTGCTGCTGATCGACTCCCGGGCCCGCCATCGCCACGCCGGCGGCGACTATGCGGCCCGGCGCGCGTCGTGCGAACGGGCGGCCGCGGATCTGGGGGTCGCGTCGCTGCGTGAGGTCCAGGATCGCGGGCCCTCGGTTGTGGCCTCCGTGGCCGACCGGTTCGACGCCCGTCGCGCCCGTCACGTGCTCACCGAGAACTGTCGGGTGCTCGATTTTGTTGCCGCGCTGGGTGATTCGGACCTCGCCGAGGCCGGGCGCATCATGACCTCCTCGCACGCGTCCATGCGCGACGACTTCGAAATCACTACCGAGCACATCGACCTGATCGCCGATACCGCGGTGCGCGCGGGCGCCCTGGGCGCCCGGATGACCGGCGGCGGCTTCGGCGGCTGCGTCATCGCCCTGGTCCCGACCGACCGGGCGGAAGCGGTCGGCGAGGCGGTGCACCGGGCGGTATGTGCCGCCGGATTCGAGCGGCCGGCGATCACCCGAACCCGCGCGGCCGCGGGCGCGGGGCCGTGTCGGTAA
- a CDS encoding LysR substrate-binding domain-containing protein: MGTAAVYIRKGLGIGFLSWSIFDDIDDSGLATVRIADHDLQRRWYVATCATRPPSALLSLIEEVISRR, encoded by the coding sequence ATCGGCACGGCCGCGGTCTATATCCGAAAGGGCCTGGGAATCGGCTTCCTGAGCTGGTCCATCTTTGACGACATCGACGATTCGGGCCTGGCGACGGTCCGCATCGCCGACCACGACCTCCAACGGCGGTGGTACGTCGCGACCTGTGCGACCCGCCCGCCCAGCGCCCTGCTTTCGCTGATCGAGGAAGTCATCTCACGCCGGTGA
- a CDS encoding cytochrome P450, with amino-acid sequence MATRAALPPGPRLPRSVQAVLSVRHGPRFVAACARRYGSVFTLRIASVGTLVYLADPADIKAVFAGDPRVFHAGEANSILGGLLGDSSILVIDEDAHRERRRLMLAPFHRDAVARQAGLMAEIAAANIAGWPVGKGFPAAPKMSEITLEVILQTVIGATDPARLVALRKIMPRLLNVGPWATLALVNPKLLDRRPWRGLRRRIAAADGLLYAEIADRRADPYLAARADVLSMLVRAGEDGRTMTDRELRDQLMTLLVAGHDTTATGLAWALERLTRHPAVLARATRAAQTGAAGDAAGDEYLDAVAKETLRVRPPVFDVGRVLTEPVELAGYRLPAGVLVAPGMGLVHASAAVYPDPDRFDPDRMLGATLSPTTWFPFGGGNRRCLGAGLAMVEMRVVLREILRRVELSASTAAGERQRLKHVILAPHHGARIRVNAIREVPAPALAGQGYMP; translated from the coding sequence ATAGCCACGCGTGCCGCGCTGCCGCCCGGACCCCGGCTTCCCCGGTCGGTCCAGGCGGTGTTGTCGGTGCGTCACGGACCCCGCTTCGTCGCCGCCTGCGCGCGACGGTATGGCAGCGTTTTCACGCTGCGGATCGCGTCGGTCGGCACGCTGGTGTATCTGGCCGATCCCGCCGACATCAAGGCGGTGTTTGCCGGCGACCCGCGCGTCTTCCATGCCGGCGAGGCGAATTCGATATTGGGCGGATTGCTCGGGGACAGCTCGATTTTGGTGATCGACGAAGACGCGCATCGGGAGCGGCGTCGTCTGATGCTGGCGCCATTCCACCGCGACGCCGTCGCGCGCCAGGCCGGCCTGATGGCCGAGATCGCCGCGGCGAACATCGCCGGGTGGCCGGTGGGCAAAGGCTTCCCAGCGGCGCCGAAGATGTCGGAAATCACGCTCGAGGTGATCCTGCAGACGGTCATCGGCGCCACCGATCCGGCCCGGCTCGTCGCGCTGCGCAAAATCATGCCGCGGCTGCTCAACGTGGGCCCGTGGGCGACGCTGGCGCTGGTCAACCCGAAGCTGCTGGACCGCCGCCCGTGGCGAGGGCTGCGCCGTCGAATCGCGGCGGCGGACGGCCTGCTCTACGCGGAGATCGCCGACCGCCGTGCCGACCCCTACCTGGCCGCGCGGGCTGACGTGCTTTCCATGCTCGTGCGCGCCGGCGAAGACGGACGCACCATGACCGACCGCGAGCTGCGAGACCAGCTCATGACGCTGCTGGTGGCCGGGCACGACACCACCGCGACGGGGCTGGCCTGGGCGCTGGAACGCCTGACCCGCCATCCGGCCGTGTTGGCCAGGGCGACGCGGGCGGCCCAAACCGGTGCGGCGGGCGACGCGGCCGGCGACGAGTATCTCGACGCGGTGGCGAAGGAGACGCTGCGGGTCCGTCCGCCCGTGTTCGACGTGGGCCGGGTGCTCACCGAGCCGGTCGAGCTGGCCGGCTATCGACTGCCGGCCGGGGTCTTGGTGGCCCCCGGGATGGGGCTGGTGCACGCGAGCGCCGCGGTGTATCCGGATCCGGACCGATTCGACCCCGATCGGATGCTGGGTGCCACCCTGAGCCCGACGACGTGGTTCCCGTTCGGCGGCGGCAACCGTCGCTGCCTCGGCGCCGGCTTGGCCATGGTCGAGATGCGTGTGGTGTTGCGCGAGATTCTGCGCCGGGTCGAGTTGAGCGCCAGCACGGCGGCCGGCGAACGCCAGAGGCTCAAGCACGTCATCCTGGCGCCGCACCACGGCGCGCGGATCCGCGTCAACGCGATCAGGGAGGTCCCAGCGCCGGCACTGGCAGGGCAGGGCTATATGCCGTAG